In the genome of Coraliomargarita algicola, one region contains:
- a CDS encoding DUF4136 domain-containing protein, whose translation MKPAFFLCSLLVINLLTGCMSTPKYSEFTKTINFSSLDTFSYKHTLVTGMDFRKSEEYLLEDLSQQTIVAELAARGFVESDADADFFAVVKWKKSVSSRVNPFDHIDPYNEVMARRDDPSQMFAPRLHLTLEIYETSTGNMFWRKDLPNIFEAIQLTEQRVADSLRRSIENFPQHIEKDPNLPNIE comes from the coding sequence ATGAAACCTGCCTTCTTCCTTTGCTCCCTACTTGTTATTAATTTGCTGACTGGTTGTATGAGTACTCCGAAGTATTCGGAGTTCACCAAGACGATCAATTTTAGTTCACTGGATACGTTTAGCTATAAGCACACACTGGTCACAGGTATGGACTTTCGAAAGTCCGAGGAGTACTTACTTGAGGACCTTTCACAGCAAACTATTGTTGCGGAGCTGGCCGCTCGCGGTTTTGTGGAGAGTGATGCCGATGCCGACTTCTTTGCCGTGGTGAAGTGGAAGAAGTCGGTGAGCAGTCGCGTCAACCCATTTGACCATATCGACCCTTATAACGAAGTGATGGCGCGGCGGGATGATCCGAGCCAAATGTTTGCGCCGCGCTTACATTTGACTCTGGAAATTTACGAAACCAGCACCGGTAATATGTTTTGGCGTAAAGATTTGCCAAATATTTTTGAGGCGATTCAGCTGACAGAACAGCGCGTAGCGGATTCGCTTAGGCGCTCGATCGAGAATTTCCCGCAGCATATCGAGAAAGACCCAAATCTTCCCAATATTGAATAG
- a CDS encoding putative glycoside hydrolase has protein sequence MHIRKATEFTPEEIQYLATFPLITLEKSTGHKDFGSTEAGTLKAATAVKAINPRTKILYYRNIIVHYGGYAANAQLESIPNAFLESAQGDADLVRGKVPAYDLSNPAVESWWMQHAKEICEAAVIDGIFVDGNIKVLEDGYLRRDVGAEKKAAVKATYHEMMAALPRVIGHEKLVVANIIRARFEDAGLAALEYFDGSYLEGFEHAVGGMSREDYVAKGIAAMQAAARSGKIIAFTIGMGAAQQSEMGIDESRSGIDDLASIQDRFTYALALFLICAEKYSYFMATDGYSANRGGSKLWMQDIPEYHRPLGKPLGPARNRDYLYIREFEHVRVWLDIEHQRAELLWK, from the coding sequence ATGCATATACGTAAGGCGACCGAGTTTACTCCGGAGGAGATCCAATATTTGGCGACTTTTCCGTTGATCACTTTGGAGAAAAGCACGGGCCATAAGGACTTTGGGAGCACCGAGGCAGGCACGCTGAAGGCCGCCACTGCCGTTAAAGCGATCAATCCACGCACTAAGATCTTATACTATCGCAACATCATCGTGCATTATGGTGGCTATGCGGCGAATGCTCAATTGGAGTCGATCCCGAACGCTTTTTTAGAAAGTGCTCAGGGGGATGCGGATCTCGTGCGTGGTAAAGTGCCCGCTTACGATCTTTCGAATCCCGCGGTCGAATCTTGGTGGATGCAGCACGCTAAAGAAATTTGTGAAGCTGCGGTGATTGATGGTATCTTTGTCGATGGTAACATTAAGGTGCTGGAGGACGGCTATTTGCGTCGTGATGTCGGCGCCGAAAAGAAGGCCGCGGTGAAGGCGACTTATCACGAGATGATGGCAGCGCTGCCCCGTGTGATCGGGCACGAAAAGTTAGTGGTGGCCAACATTATTCGAGCTCGCTTTGAAGATGCTGGTTTAGCTGCTTTAGAATACTTTGACGGCTCATATCTGGAAGGCTTTGAGCATGCTGTCGGTGGCATGTCGCGTGAAGATTACGTGGCCAAGGGGATTGCCGCGATGCAGGCGGCGGCTCGTTCGGGCAAAATTATTGCTTTTACCATTGGCATGGGGGCCGCTCAACAGAGTGAGATGGGCATTGATGAAAGTCGCTCGGGAATCGACGATCTCGCTTCGATTCAGGACCGCTTTACCTATGCGCTGGCGCTTTTTTTGATTTGCGCGGAGAAATACAGCTATTTCATGGCGACCGACGGCTACAGTGCCAACCGTGGGGGAAGCAAGTTGTGGATGCAGGACATCCCCGAATATCACCGGCCGCTGGGAAAACCACTGGGCCCTGCCCGGAATCGAGATTATTTGTACATTCGGGAATTCGAGCATGTGCGTGTATGGCTGGACATTGAGCATCAGCGAGCCGAGTTGCTTTGGAAGTAG
- a CDS encoding fructose-bisphosphatase class III has product MTQSSLSFKRPEEDLSSLELLSAEFTNTDAAIAEIARLSAVQTLPRGAIHMISDIHGEDKKLRHVINNASGTLRPLVEQMFGDQMSAEELKDFLKITFYPAEVTETLENTLTDAEELKQYARRILNPQFELLRHLMSNYSLKLATEILPADFQNLLLEILHAPTRESGHQFVEAIIDELQRQGRLLHLIHIVGRLIRNLAVDELIIGGDCWDRGPRGDRVVDYLRLQPNVSFIWGNHDALWLGAALGNEALICTVLRVSLRYRRISQLDEGYSVPLTPLEHLAREVYAEDPAEFFMPKGEGMRPKELVARMQKAIAVMQFKLDGQLLERNPAWKLEHRRLMHRIDLAAGTIEIDGVVYELRDKNLPTVDPENPYALTEAEQDCLDRLKESFLSSQKLREQMKFMVGHGSMYLQRGDCLIFHGCVPVDTAGNFLSLEIDGQEYAGRALFEEIEVVVRRALEKRKTADLDFLWYLWCGPLSPLFGKDRIATLERDLIADKAPHRENKDPYFDLIHEVDFCDKVLQEFGADPQHGLIVNGHVPVKLQQGESPIKRSGKAITIDGAFSEAYGDHGYTLVLEPSRIVLAEHHHFESMESAIKDGVDIVPKTQDIRVFDHPQCTRETERGQRINYRMKELKRLIKAYRSNRLYER; this is encoded by the coding sequence ATGACTCAGAGCTCCTTGTCTTTTAAGCGTCCAGAAGAGGATTTGTCCTCTCTTGAATTATTATCTGCAGAATTCACCAATACAGATGCGGCCATTGCGGAGATTGCCCGCTTGTCTGCGGTGCAGACACTTCCTCGTGGGGCGATTCACATGATTAGTGATATTCACGGTGAAGATAAAAAACTCCGTCACGTCATTAATAATGCCTCCGGTACACTACGGCCTTTGGTTGAGCAAATGTTTGGAGATCAGATGTCGGCTGAGGAGTTGAAGGACTTTCTTAAAATCACATTCTATCCTGCTGAGGTCACAGAGACGCTGGAAAACACATTAACCGATGCGGAGGAGCTCAAGCAATATGCGCGCAGGATTTTGAATCCACAATTTGAGTTGCTGCGTCATTTAATGTCGAATTATAGCCTGAAGTTGGCGACGGAGATTCTGCCCGCCGATTTTCAAAATTTGTTATTGGAGATCCTACATGCGCCGACCCGCGAGAGTGGACATCAGTTCGTCGAGGCGATCATCGACGAATTGCAACGGCAAGGGCGCTTATTGCACCTGATTCATATTGTCGGTCGTTTGATTCGTAATTTGGCAGTTGATGAGCTGATTATCGGGGGAGACTGTTGGGATCGTGGACCGCGGGGAGATCGTGTGGTCGACTACTTGCGTTTACAGCCCAATGTTTCATTTATATGGGGGAATCATGACGCGCTTTGGTTAGGAGCCGCGTTGGGGAATGAGGCATTGATTTGTACGGTTTTACGAGTTTCGCTGCGCTACCGTCGTATCAGTCAGCTAGATGAGGGCTACAGTGTGCCCTTGACGCCCTTAGAGCATTTAGCACGTGAGGTGTATGCCGAGGATCCAGCAGAGTTTTTTATGCCCAAGGGCGAAGGAATGCGACCTAAAGAACTCGTCGCTCGTATGCAGAAAGCCATTGCAGTGATGCAATTTAAATTAGATGGGCAATTGCTGGAGCGCAATCCAGCCTGGAAACTGGAGCATCGCCGTTTGATGCACCGGATTGATCTGGCGGCCGGTACCATTGAGATCGACGGCGTTGTTTATGAGTTGCGTGATAAAAACCTGCCTACAGTCGATCCCGAGAATCCTTACGCGCTGACTGAGGCGGAGCAGGATTGCCTCGATCGCTTAAAGGAGTCTTTTCTCAGCAGCCAAAAGTTGAGAGAGCAAATGAAGTTTATGGTCGGTCACGGCTCGATGTATTTGCAACGTGGGGATTGTCTCATCTTCCATGGTTGCGTGCCTGTGGATACGGCAGGTAATTTCCTCTCTCTTGAGATCGACGGACAGGAATATGCAGGTCGAGCGTTGTTTGAGGAGATTGAGGTGGTGGTGCGACGTGCACTTGAAAAGAGGAAAACAGCGGACCTCGATTTTCTTTGGTACCTCTGGTGCGGTCCACTCTCACCGCTGTTCGGGAAAGATCGTATTGCTACTTTAGAACGTGATTTGATTGCGGATAAGGCACCGCATCGTGAAAACAAAGATCCATACTTTGATTTGATTCATGAGGTGGATTTTTGTGACAAGGTGTTGCAAGAGTTTGGAGCCGATCCTCAGCACGGCTTGATCGTTAATGGGCATGTTCCCGTCAAGTTACAGCAGGGAGAGTCGCCGATTAAGCGAAGTGGGAAAGCGATTACTATCGATGGAGCGTTTTCAGAAGCGTATGGAGATCATGGATACACGCTCGTGCTGGAGCCCAGCCGAATTGTTTTGGCGGAGCACCATCATTTCGAATCCATGGAGTCTGCGATCAAAGATGGAGTCGATATCGTACCTAAAACGCAGGATATACGTGTCTTTGATCACCCTCAGTGTACACGGGAGACTGAACGAGGGCAACGAATCAACTATCGCATGAAAGAGTTAAAGCGACTGATCAAAGCCTATCGCAGCAATCGCTTGTATGAGCGTTGA
- a CDS encoding sodium:solute symporter family transporter: protein MNILEVILFIGAVVGVITIGIWKSRDEDTSGEQGASDYFLAGRGLTWWLVGFSLIAANISTEQFVGMSGSSANWLGMAIASYEWMAAVTLVFVAFWFLPKFLKAGLYTIPEFLQYRFDGVARLSMAIPAIVTLVFVTTSSVIFSGAKFVSEYYNTVPVLNSLTAMCWLIAIFAAVYVFVGGLKACAWTDLVWGSALIAGGAIVMYMAFSVLSEKPADELILTKVANSTATVADLEGASAWERFMLLNDGVDGEAVALEGPNGTGGKVHMVRPKTDSDIPWTALMIGLWIPNFFYWGLNQYIVQRTLGSKSLAEGQKGIVFAAALKLLIPFLVVIPGILAYNLFSGDLFNAATGEYDYDRAFPVLVRNLIKPYPLISWFVLAALCGAVISSLASMLNSASTIATMDLYAKFSGEKNPAKLVKVGRGFVVLFVLLAALVAPALDNFISIFAYIQEFQGFISPGILAVFIFGFFSPRTPRYFGAVGIGLNVVSYGAFKWLVGPWLVSNGWWYAEQIAFLDRMAICFFIVLLAGLILTAVKPMKKPVVMPVNDVIVLESSKGAQICGVLVVVATIALYAIFW from the coding sequence ATGAACATACTTGAAGTGATACTCTTTATTGGTGCCGTCGTCGGCGTCATTACGATTGGAATATGGAAAAGCCGCGATGAGGATACTTCTGGCGAGCAGGGCGCTTCCGATTATTTTCTCGCAGGGCGCGGGCTGACTTGGTGGTTGGTGGGCTTTTCACTGATTGCGGCCAATATTTCGACGGAGCAATTCGTTGGTATGTCAGGCTCGTCGGCCAATTGGCTGGGGATGGCGATTGCCTCTTATGAGTGGATGGCGGCTGTCACTTTGGTTTTTGTGGCTTTCTGGTTTTTGCCGAAGTTTCTCAAGGCGGGCCTTTATACGATTCCTGAATTTCTTCAATACCGCTTCGATGGTGTGGCACGTTTATCCATGGCGATCCCGGCGATTGTGACTTTGGTGTTTGTCACCACCTCGTCGGTGATTTTCTCAGGTGCCAAATTTGTGTCGGAGTATTACAACACCGTTCCGGTTCTCAATAGTTTGACTGCGATGTGCTGGCTGATTGCCATTTTCGCAGCGGTCTATGTTTTTGTGGGGGGCTTGAAGGCCTGTGCGTGGACGGATCTGGTGTGGGGCTCGGCATTGATTGCTGGGGGTGCGATCGTGATGTATATGGCCTTTTCCGTATTGTCGGAGAAGCCCGCAGATGAGTTGATTCTCACCAAAGTGGCGAACTCGACCGCGACAGTTGCGGATTTGGAAGGTGCCAGTGCCTGGGAGCGCTTTATGTTATTGAATGACGGTGTCGATGGCGAAGCCGTGGCATTAGAAGGACCCAATGGGACTGGCGGCAAGGTGCACATGGTGCGCCCCAAGACCGATTCCGACATTCCATGGACTGCTTTGATGATCGGCCTGTGGATTCCAAACTTTTTCTACTGGGGCTTGAATCAATATATCGTACAGCGAACACTTGGGTCCAAGTCGCTGGCAGAAGGGCAGAAGGGGATTGTTTTTGCCGCGGCTTTGAAGCTTTTAATCCCCTTCCTGGTGGTGATCCCCGGGATACTGGCATATAATTTGTTTAGTGGGGACCTGTTTAATGCGGCCACGGGGGAATACGACTATGATCGTGCCTTTCCGGTGCTGGTGCGTAATTTGATTAAGCCATATCCGTTAATCTCCTGGTTCGTCTTAGCCGCACTCTGTGGGGCGGTGATCAGTTCGCTGGCGTCGATGTTAAACTCGGCATCGACTATCGCGACCATGGATTTATATGCGAAATTTTCCGGTGAAAAGAATCCGGCGAAATTGGTCAAAGTGGGACGTGGTTTTGTGGTGCTCTTCGTGCTGCTCGCTGCACTGGTCGCGCCGGCCCTGGATAACTTCATCAGTATCTTTGCGTATATTCAGGAGTTCCAAGGCTTCATTTCGCCCGGTATCTTGGCCGTGTTTATCTTCGGCTTCTTCTCGCCCCGCACGCCGCGTTATTTCGGTGCTGTCGGCATCGGTTTGAATGTGGTCTCCTATGGTGCCTTTAAATGGTTGGTTGGGCCTTGGCTCGTTTCCAACGGGTGGTGGTATGCGGAGCAGATCGCGTTCCTCGACCGTATGGCGATTTGCTTCTTTATTGTCCTATTGGCCGGGCTCATCTTGACTGCGGTCAAGCCCATGAAAAAGCCTGTCGTCATGCCGGTGAACGATGTGATCGTATTGGAATCGTCCAAGGGCGCGCAGATCTGCGGTGTGCTGGTGGTCGTGGCGACTATCGCTCTTTATGCGATCTTCTGGTAA
- a CDS encoding helix-turn-helix transcriptional regulator has protein sequence MMGQMDSPNSLFEGLLLSKAATPDNIILFQRTDTAAFRPEGVSNNFHHRFELVCAIDGGGPVRIGDHTYQFEPGDCGLIPPNQFHHYMDVEAPSLNWLFITFEMAHSDCLQPLFNSPRQLDAESILLLQNTLLPYLTGGAETENVIEIAFHLSRFLSHMHSLPTIPPERCNINATDDSRDIILERINRYVRAHLTESPTIADLAEALGYSVSHLRAVFRDRLGVSLGRYIRESRLSEAAKLLKETNLNVTEVSQRTGFDSLFAFSRAFKNTYGIPPKAYSQKVGHNTD, from the coding sequence ATGATGGGACAAATGGACTCTCCCAATAGCTTATTCGAGGGTCTATTACTTTCCAAAGCCGCTACCCCTGATAATATCATTCTGTTTCAACGCACGGATACCGCCGCATTTCGCCCAGAGGGTGTGAGCAACAATTTTCACCATCGCTTTGAACTCGTCTGCGCCATTGATGGAGGTGGCCCCGTTCGCATCGGAGACCATACCTATCAATTCGAACCGGGTGACTGTGGGCTGATCCCCCCCAATCAATTCCATCATTATATGGACGTTGAAGCTCCATCACTGAATTGGCTGTTCATCACATTTGAAATGGCGCATTCCGACTGCCTTCAGCCCTTGTTTAACAGCCCACGTCAGTTGGATGCAGAGAGCATTCTTTTGCTACAGAACACACTTCTGCCCTACCTGACAGGTGGGGCAGAAACCGAAAACGTAATCGAAATCGCCTTCCATCTATCGCGCTTTCTGAGCCACATGCACAGCCTGCCCACAATCCCCCCGGAACGGTGCAATATCAATGCCACGGATGACTCGCGCGATATCATACTTGAGCGGATCAATCGCTATGTTCGAGCACACCTGACAGAATCCCCCACCATCGCAGATTTGGCCGAAGCTCTCGGATACTCCGTCAGTCACTTGCGCGCAGTCTTTAGAGATCGTCTGGGCGTCAGCCTCGGACGCTACATCCGAGAGTCGCGTCTCTCCGAAGCAGCCAAGCTACTCAAAGAAACAAACTTAAACGTCACCGAAGTTTCCCAAAGAACCGGCTTCGACTCCTTGTTCGCATTCTCACGAGCCTTCAAGAACACCTACGGAATCCCCCCAAAGGCTTACAGCCAAAAGGTCGGTCACAACACGGACTAA
- a CDS encoding nucleotidyltransferase family protein: MNTKKPTLLILAAGMGSRYGGLKQLDPVGPSGETILDYSIYDAMAAGFGKVVFVIRRDFEEEFKQIVGARYEKLITVEYVFQELTTLPDGFAAPAERSKPWGTGHAILMAQEVIQEPFGVINADDFYGRNAYEQLATFLMKSEEPHTHTMVAYKLRNTLSEHGTVSRGVCQTNELGQLLSVEEVTAIAKDGSGAKAEDRNFTGDELVSMNLWGFQPSVFTALENQFRTFLSEKGQEMKSEFYIPFVIDEEIRAKRAQVKVLETDSQWTGVTYREDKPAVQAFIQNLISQAIYPSNLHTQPTI, encoded by the coding sequence ATGAACACAAAGAAGCCAACTCTCCTCATCTTGGCCGCGGGAATGGGTAGTCGCTACGGCGGCCTCAAGCAACTGGATCCCGTAGGGCCCTCAGGCGAAACCATTTTGGATTACTCGATATACGATGCCATGGCCGCTGGCTTTGGCAAAGTGGTCTTCGTCATACGACGGGACTTTGAAGAAGAGTTTAAACAAATAGTGGGCGCGCGCTATGAAAAGTTGATCACGGTGGAGTATGTCTTTCAGGAACTGACCACCCTCCCCGATGGCTTCGCCGCCCCCGCTGAGCGTAGTAAGCCCTGGGGCACCGGCCATGCGATCTTAATGGCTCAAGAAGTCATTCAGGAACCTTTTGGAGTCATCAATGCCGACGATTTCTACGGTCGAAACGCCTACGAGCAGCTCGCCACCTTCTTAATGAAGTCAGAGGAGCCGCACACACATACAATGGTGGCCTATAAGCTTCGTAACACACTGAGCGAACACGGAACCGTTTCACGTGGGGTCTGCCAAACCAACGAACTAGGCCAGCTATTAAGCGTCGAAGAGGTCACTGCCATTGCCAAAGACGGCAGCGGAGCCAAGGCGGAAGACCGAAACTTCACAGGTGATGAGCTCGTCTCAATGAACTTATGGGGATTTCAACCCAGTGTGTTTACAGCCCTGGAAAACCAATTTCGCACATTCCTATCCGAAAAGGGCCAGGAGATGAAATCTGAATTCTATATCCCCTTCGTCATCGATGAAGAGATCCGCGCCAAGCGAGCACAAGTTAAAGTCCTGGAAACCGACAGTCAATGGACTGGTGTCACTTATAGGGAAGACAAGCCAGCCGTGCAGGCCTTCATTCAAAACCTCATTTCACAAGCGATCTACCCGTCCAACCTTCACACACAACCGACAATATGA
- a CDS encoding alpha-L-fucosidase, with amino-acid sequence MTTSVTLAAKVSVEKPDAWWSSADPDALSDWQDKRFGMFIHWGPVAISGERISWSRGDPTPVEVYDNLYKQFDAVNFDPDAWVTLAKETGMKYIVLTTKHHDGFCLWDSQYTEYDVMNTPLKRDVVKELAEACKKQGMPFGTYYSVCDWHHEDFPRTGVGGSEVREGADFEVYKKYLRNQVTELVKNYGPLICMWYDVPQGVSIEEGWENVRFVRELQPDILVNDRSGGHKGLGLGDFTTPERHVGDFDIERPWESCMPLGRSWSWKPNEVLKPLSECIQSLASTAGGGGNLLLNVGPTPDGVIEPEQVERLREIGDWMEQYGHTIYSTRGGPYMTTRHMATTRKDNKVYVHILNWPDNVLFLPKLPANIVSHRLLTGGTARLEAVDDGYIINIDEADRSALDTILELELDRSAMDLAPVAVAEVNRPVTEGRSAVANEVRNIRGNVRRYAAGNAVDGDFHKRWSVEMETRESWLEVDLGGMKTFERGYILEFGQNIQEFELLAKVGDSWKVFHRGTRIGKDYEFNFEPVTAQFVRLNILKATGSPSIAEMQLYAPFQTREK; translated from the coding sequence ATGACGACATCGGTAACACTTGCGGCGAAGGTTTCTGTGGAAAAACCAGATGCGTGGTGGAGCAGTGCGGATCCAGATGCTTTGAGTGATTGGCAGGATAAGCGCTTCGGCATGTTTATCCACTGGGGGCCTGTGGCGATTAGTGGAGAGCGTATTAGTTGGTCGCGTGGGGATCCCACACCTGTCGAAGTATATGATAATCTTTATAAGCAATTCGATGCGGTGAATTTCGACCCTGATGCGTGGGTGACACTTGCTAAGGAAACTGGAATGAAATACATCGTGCTGACGACTAAGCACCACGATGGTTTCTGCCTTTGGGACTCTCAATATACGGAGTATGATGTTATGAATACACCGTTGAAGCGCGATGTGGTTAAGGAATTAGCAGAAGCGTGTAAAAAGCAAGGCATGCCCTTTGGTACTTACTACTCTGTATGTGATTGGCATCATGAAGACTTCCCGCGCACAGGTGTGGGAGGTTCTGAAGTTCGCGAAGGTGCGGATTTTGAGGTATATAAAAAATACTTGAGAAACCAAGTTACGGAGTTGGTTAAGAATTATGGTCCCCTGATTTGCATGTGGTATGACGTGCCACAAGGCGTGAGTATTGAGGAAGGTTGGGAGAATGTACGTTTTGTTCGCGAACTGCAGCCGGATATTTTGGTGAATGACCGCTCTGGGGGGCATAAGGGCTTGGGACTTGGCGATTTTACCACACCAGAACGTCACGTGGGCGATTTTGATATCGAGCGCCCATGGGAAAGCTGCATGCCTCTGGGGCGTAGTTGGTCATGGAAGCCGAACGAAGTGCTTAAGCCGCTGAGTGAATGCATTCAATCACTAGCAAGCACTGCCGGCGGGGGAGGCAATTTATTGCTGAATGTCGGGCCTACGCCGGATGGCGTCATTGAGCCTGAACAGGTCGAAAGGCTTCGTGAGATCGGAGATTGGATGGAGCAATATGGGCATACGATTTACTCTACCCGTGGGGGGCCTTATATGACGACTCGTCACATGGCGACCACGCGAAAGGACAATAAGGTATACGTGCATATCCTTAATTGGCCGGATAATGTTCTGTTTCTGCCGAAGCTTCCGGCAAACATCGTTTCGCATCGCCTGTTAACCGGTGGCACGGCGCGGCTCGAAGCAGTCGATGATGGCTACATCATCAACATTGACGAGGCGGACCGCTCTGCGCTCGATACGATTCTAGAGCTCGAACTGGATCGCTCCGCGATGGATCTCGCTCCTGTTGCGGTTGCTGAAGTCAATCGCCCGGTCACTGAAGGTCGCTCTGCAGTTGCTAATGAAGTTCGTAATATTCGCGGGAATGTCAGGCGCTATGCTGCTGGCAATGCGGTGGATGGTGATTTTCATAAGCGCTGGTCAGTCGAAATGGAAACTCGCGAGTCATGGTTGGAAGTTGATTTGGGGGGCATGAAAACTTTCGAGCGTGGTTACATTCTTGAATTCGGACAGAATATTCAGGAATTCGAGTTGTTGGCTAAAGTGGGGGACTCATGGAAGGTCTTCCACCGTGGCACCAGAATCGGTAAGGACTATGAATTTAACTTTGAACCAGTGACTGCTCAATTTGTGCGCTTGAACATTTTAAAGGCGACGGGATCTCCTTCGATTGCAGAGATGCAATTGTATGCTCCTTTTCAGACTCGAGAAAAGTAA
- a CDS encoding phosphotransferase enzyme family protein gives MKYERTPVSLDHLKSVASMFQLYGDFVEGAPYGSGHINDTFAVTLNQGGATMRYIFQRINHGIFTNPVQLMENIARVCQHNLQSCQQTGAEDCSRRALNIVPARDGKPYVHDDTGYCWRCYIFIEKAKTYDQIESEAQAYQAAKAFGAFQQLLSNLGGERLHETIPNFHNTVARYQNMIRAIEADVCNRAASVRDEINFLTARENDAGRLLKMLEAGQLPERITHNDCKLNNVMIDDETGEGICVIDLDTAMPGLALYDFGDMVRTATSPALEDEPDTSKVIMQMPMFEALAKGYIAGSGSMLCTTELEELSFAGKLITMETGIRFLTDYLEGDQYFKTHREGHNLDRCRTQIALVKSIEEQQEAMNAVVFKAAKEAQLSCVS, from the coding sequence ATGAAATACGAACGCACACCCGTTTCTCTCGACCACCTAAAGTCGGTCGCATCGATGTTCCAGCTATATGGCGATTTCGTAGAGGGTGCGCCCTACGGCTCCGGACACATCAACGACACCTTTGCGGTCACCCTCAACCAAGGCGGCGCTACGATGCGCTACATTTTTCAGCGCATCAACCACGGCATCTTTACCAATCCCGTCCAGCTGATGGAAAATATCGCACGCGTCTGCCAGCATAATTTACAGAGTTGCCAGCAGACAGGAGCCGAAGACTGCTCCCGCCGCGCCCTCAACATTGTGCCCGCGCGCGATGGCAAGCCCTACGTGCACGACGACACGGGCTACTGCTGGCGCTGCTACATCTTCATCGAAAAGGCCAAAACCTACGACCAAATTGAAAGCGAAGCTCAAGCCTATCAAGCTGCCAAAGCCTTTGGCGCCTTCCAGCAATTACTCTCTAATCTGGGCGGTGAGCGTTTGCATGAAACGATTCCAAATTTTCACAATACAGTCGCGCGCTACCAAAATATGATCCGCGCCATCGAAGCGGACGTCTGCAATCGAGCCGCTTCCGTTCGCGATGAGATAAACTTCCTGACCGCGCGTGAAAACGACGCAGGCCGCCTGCTGAAAATGCTGGAAGCGGGGCAACTGCCCGAGCGCATCACGCACAATGACTGCAAGCTCAATAATGTCATGATCGACGACGAAACCGGCGAAGGCATTTGCGTCATCGACCTCGACACCGCCATGCCTGGCCTAGCGCTCTACGACTTCGGAGACATGGTGCGCACAGCGACCAGCCCTGCCCTCGAAGATGAACCCGACACCAGCAAAGTAATCATGCAAATGCCAATGTTCGAAGCACTGGCCAAAGGCTATATCGCAGGGTCCGGTTCGATGCTCTGCACCACCGAACTGGAGGAACTTTCTTTTGCCGGCAAACTAATCACCATGGAAACAGGCATTCGCTTCCTCACCGATTATCTGGAAGGCGATCAATATTTCAAAACTCATCGCGAAGGACACAATCTTGACCGTTGCAGAACTCAAATAGCACTGGTCAAATCAATCGAAGAACAACAAGAGGCGATGAATGCAGTCGTCTTCAAAGCAGCCAAGGAGGCCCAACTATCATGCGTATCTTAA